One segment of Streptomyces sp. NBC_01463 DNA contains the following:
- a CDS encoding IucA/IucC family siderophore biosynthesis protein, translating to MPKYPASRDAAPSPALLSTPELNRAVWDRAAARLLAKMLGEFAYEEVIQPVPRAAGGTAYTLLLDDGGSLSFTARRGVYGSWRVAPDSIRAASSAATEADAATGAPAGDQVAGSVPFRDPLLFLARARRLLELDGATLGHLVRELTTTLTADARLDHGALTAAELAELDYAELEGHQTGHPWIVANKGRLGFSATDAARFTPEARTPVTLPWIAVSSRLAAYRGVNALARPGRLYDQELDPEVRASFAAALHSNALDPEDYLFLPVHPWQWDEWIVPLFAPAIAAGDIVPLHADPDLRLPQQSIRTFANLDRPDRHTVKLPLSILNTLVWRGLPTERTLAAPAVTGWVQGLRDNDPFLRDTCGVILLGEVASVTVEHPLYDHLPETPYQFKEILGAIWREPLLPRLAPGERARTLASLLHTDPQGRAFTAELVERSGLAPSVWLTRLFAALLPPLLHFLYRYGTVFSPHGENAIVVFDERDVPVRLAIKDFVDDVNVSARPLPEHDTMPADVRRILLTEEPAFLTQFIHSGLFTGVFRFLSPLCEEQLGVPESEFWSLVRAEILRHHARFPELKDRFEMFDMLTPRIERLCLNRNRLHLDGYRDRPERPHAAVHGTVPNPLHPSV from the coding sequence GTGCCGAAATATCCCGCGAGCCGTGATGCAGCCCCGTCGCCCGCGCTGCTCAGCACCCCGGAACTGAACCGGGCGGTCTGGGACCGAGCCGCCGCCCGGCTGCTCGCCAAGATGCTCGGCGAATTCGCCTACGAGGAAGTCATCCAGCCCGTTCCGCGCGCCGCCGGGGGCACCGCGTACACCCTGCTCCTCGACGACGGCGGAAGCCTGAGCTTCACCGCCCGGCGCGGGGTGTACGGCAGCTGGCGGGTCGCCCCCGACTCGATCCGGGCGGCGAGCAGCGCGGCGACGGAGGCCGACGCGGCCACCGGGGCACCGGCCGGGGACCAGGTCGCCGGCAGCGTCCCCTTCCGCGACCCGCTGCTCTTCCTCGCCCGGGCCCGCCGCCTCCTCGAACTGGACGGTGCCACGCTCGGCCATCTCGTCCGCGAGCTCACCACCACCCTCACCGCCGACGCCCGCCTCGACCACGGCGCGCTCACCGCCGCCGAACTCGCCGAACTCGACTACGCCGAACTCGAGGGCCACCAGACGGGCCACCCCTGGATCGTCGCCAACAAGGGACGGCTCGGCTTCTCCGCCACCGACGCGGCCCGCTTCACCCCCGAGGCCCGCACCCCGGTCACACTGCCCTGGATCGCCGTCTCCTCCCGGCTCGCCGCCTACCGGGGCGTGAACGCGCTCGCCCGCCCCGGCCGGCTCTACGACCAGGAGCTCGACCCCGAGGTCCGCGCGTCCTTCGCCGCCGCCCTGCACAGCAACGCCCTCGACCCGGAGGACTACCTCTTCCTGCCCGTCCACCCCTGGCAGTGGGACGAGTGGATCGTGCCGCTGTTCGCCCCGGCCATCGCCGCCGGCGACATCGTGCCCCTGCACGCCGATCCGGACCTGCGGCTCCCGCAGCAGTCCATCCGCACCTTCGCCAACCTGGACCGGCCCGACCGGCACACGGTCAAGCTCCCGCTGTCCATCCTCAACACGCTGGTCTGGCGCGGCCTGCCGACCGAACGCACCCTCGCCGCGCCCGCCGTCACCGGCTGGGTGCAGGGGCTGCGCGACAACGATCCGTTCCTGCGCGACACCTGCGGTGTCATCCTCCTCGGCGAGGTCGCCTCGGTCACGGTCGAGCACCCGCTCTACGACCACCTCCCCGAGACGCCGTACCAGTTCAAGGAGATCCTCGGCGCGATCTGGCGCGAACCCCTCCTCCCGCGCCTCGCACCCGGTGAGCGGGCCCGCACCCTCGCCTCCCTACTGCACACCGACCCGCAGGGCCGCGCCTTCACCGCCGAGCTGGTCGAGCGCTCCGGCCTGGCGCCCTCGGTCTGGCTGACCCGGCTCTTCGCCGCCCTGCTCCCGCCGCTGCTGCACTTCCTCTACCGCTACGGCACGGTCTTCTCCCCGCACGGCGAGAACGCCATCGTCGTCTTCGACGAGCGGGACGTCCCCGTGCGGCTGGCGATCAAGGACTTCGTCGACGACGTGAACGTCAGCGCCCGGCCGCTGCCCGAGCACGACACGATGCCGGCGGACGTGCGCCGCATCCTGCTCACCGAGGAACCGGCCTTCCTCACCCAGTTCATCCACTCCGGCCTCTTCACCGGAGTCTTCCGATTCCTGTCCCCGCTCTGCGAGGAACAGCTGGGCGTCCCGGAGAGCGAATTCTGGTCACTCGTCCGGGCGGAGATCCTGCGCCACCACGCCCGCTTCCCCGAGCTGAAGGACAGGTTCGAGATGTTCGACATGCTGACGCCCCGCATCGAGCGCCTCTGTCTGAACCGCAACCGCCTGCATCTGGACGGCTACCGCGACCGGCCCGAGCGACCGCACGCGGCGGTCCACGGCACGGTACCCAACCCGCTCCACCCCTCCGTGTGA
- a CDS encoding ATP-dependent DNA helicase — protein sequence MTKPSLPELLQAAVTAVGGTERPGQAAMAGAVAEAVDDHSHLLVQAGTGTGKSLGYLVPALAHGERVVVATATLALQRQLVERDLPRTVDALHPLLRRRPQFAMLKGRSNYLCLHRLHEGVPQEEEEGLFDQFEAAAPSSKLGQDLLRMRDWADETETGDRDNLTPGVSDRAWAQISVSSRECLGATKCAYGAECFAEQARERAKLADVVVTNHALLAIDAIEGAPVLPSHEVLIVDEAHELVSRVTGVATGELTPGQVNRAVRRAAKLVNEKAADALQTASEGFERVMELALPGRLEEVPEDLGYALMALRDAARTVITALGSTRDKSVQDEDAVRKQALASVETIHGVAERITQGSEYDVVWFERHDRFGASVRVAPLSVSGLLREKLFADRSVVLTSATLKLGGDFNGVGASLGLSPEGTAGDDVPQWKGLDVGSPFDYPKQGILYVARHLATPGRDSARTDMLEELAELVEAAGGRTLGLFSSMRAAQAAAEELRGRLEKPILLQGEETLGELIKNFAADPETCLFGTLSLWQGVDVPGASCQLVIMDRIPFPRPDDPLMSARQKAVEDAGGNGFMAVAATHAALLMAQGAGRLVRATGDKGVVAVLDPRLANARYGSYLRASLPDFWYTTDPNQARRSLAAIDAAAKADDK from the coding sequence ATGACGAAGCCATCCCTCCCCGAGCTCCTGCAGGCCGCCGTGACCGCCGTCGGCGGTACGGAGCGGCCCGGCCAGGCCGCCATGGCCGGTGCGGTCGCCGAGGCCGTAGACGACCACTCCCATCTGCTCGTGCAGGCGGGCACCGGTACGGGCAAATCGCTCGGCTACCTGGTGCCCGCCCTGGCACACGGCGAGCGCGTCGTGGTGGCCACGGCCACCCTGGCCCTGCAGCGGCAGCTCGTGGAGCGCGACCTTCCGCGTACGGTCGACGCCCTGCACCCGTTGCTGCGCCGCCGCCCGCAGTTCGCCATGCTGAAGGGCCGGTCGAACTACCTCTGCCTGCACCGCCTGCACGAGGGCGTGCCGCAGGAGGAGGAAGAGGGGCTCTTCGACCAGTTCGAGGCGGCGGCCCCGTCGAGCAAGCTCGGCCAGGACCTGCTGCGCATGCGGGACTGGGCCGACGAGACCGAGACGGGCGACCGGGACAACCTCACCCCCGGCGTCTCGGACCGGGCCTGGGCGCAGATCTCCGTCTCCTCCCGGGAGTGTCTGGGCGCCACCAAGTGCGCGTACGGCGCCGAGTGCTTCGCCGAGCAGGCCAGGGAGCGCGCCAAGCTCGCCGACGTGGTGGTGACGAACCACGCGCTGCTCGCCATCGACGCCATCGAGGGCGCCCCGGTGCTCCCGAGCCACGAGGTGCTGATCGTCGACGAGGCCCATGAGCTGGTCTCCCGGGTCACCGGGGTCGCCACGGGCGAGCTCACCCCCGGCCAGGTCAACCGCGCGGTCCGCCGCGCCGCGAAGCTGGTCAACGAGAAGGCCGCCGACGCCCTGCAGACCGCGTCGGAGGGGTTCGAGCGGGTGATGGAGCTGGCGCTGCCCGGCCGCCTGGAGGAGGTCCCGGAGGACCTCGGCTACGCGCTGATGGCGCTGCGCGACGCCGCGCGCACGGTGATCACCGCACTGGGCTCCACCCGCGACAAGTCCGTCCAGGACGAGGACGCGGTCCGCAAGCAGGCACTGGCCTCGGTCGAGACGATCCACGGCGTGGCCGAGCGCATCACCCAGGGCTCCGAGTACGACGTGGTCTGGTTCGAACGCCACGACCGGTTCGGCGCCTCGGTGCGGGTCGCACCCCTCTCCGTCTCCGGGCTGCTGCGCGAGAAGCTGTTCGCCGACCGCTCCGTCGTCCTCACCTCGGCCACGCTCAAGCTGGGCGGGGACTTCAACGGGGTGGGGGCCTCGCTCGGCCTCTCCCCGGAAGGCACCGCGGGCGATGACGTGCCGCAGTGGAAGGGGCTCGACGTCGGCTCGCCCTTCGACTATCCGAAGCAGGGAATCCTGTACGTCGCGCGGCATCTGGCCACCCCCGGCCGGGACAGCGCCCGCACCGACATGCTGGAGGAGCTCGCCGAGCTGGTGGAGGCGGCAGGCGGCCGCACGCTCGGACTGTTCTCCTCGATGCGGGCGGCCCAGGCCGCCGCCGAGGAGCTCCGGGGCCGGCTGGAGAAGCCGATCCTGCTCCAGGGCGAGGAGACCCTGGGCGAGCTGATCAAGAACTTCGCGGCCGATCCGGAGACCTGTCTCTTCGGCACGCTCTCGCTCTGGCAGGGCGTCGACGTGCCCGGTGCGAGCTGCCAGTTGGTGATCATGGACCGGATCCCGTTCCCGCGTCCCGACGATCCGCTGATGAGCGCGCGGCAGAAGGCGGTCGAGGACGCGGGGGGCAACGGCTTCATGGCCGTGGCCGCCACGCATGCCGCGCTGCTGATGGCTCAGGGCGCCGGCCGTCTCGTCCGCGCCACGGGGGACAAGGGTGTCGTCGCGGTGCTCGACCCGCGTCTGGCCAACGCCCGGTACGGCAGCTATCTGCGCGCCTCGCTCCCCGACTTCTGGTACACGAC
- a CDS encoding iron transporter produces MNPTPAPEADGPPSSHHGGEAATLGHLAVEPSTVPRQKEVPHGQWPAPRPTAAGPAPAADPPDGPDPLDHPDPLCAADTAGVENLLRCWVREGDLSRPEGETLRIPLPASGTALLVPVRHWSATGWHRFGPPLLETAPDNAPAVDAVTVAALLGREAGHHESADMVGRVADSVRRTAGFIEGQRHRPTAPAGADLFLTAEQSLLLGHPLHPSPKSREGLSDSETRLYSPEAHGSFPLHWMAAHRSVLATDSAWTEQGRPVGAAELVARHAEGLRIPGHTVAIPLHPWQARDLANRPEVAALFDSGLLHDLGPYGERWHPTSSVRTVQQPGADLMLKLSLGVRITNSRRENLRKELHRGVEVHRLLRTGLARQWHSAHPGFDIVRDPAWLAVDTPGGEPVPGLDVMLRHNPFGRHDDAVCIAGLTAPRPWPDRPEMRSRLADIVRRLAAATGRTTTAVATEWFLRYLDRVVRPVLWLDAHAGVALEAHQQNTLVLLDAEGWPSGGRYRDNQGYYFRESHRAALDRRLPGIGSVSDTFVSDAVTDERFAYYLGINNVFGLIGAFGAQRLADEDVLLAAFRRFLGSVTALGSPLPAHLLETPRLRCKANMLTRLHGLDELVGPVDTQSVYVTIANPLHG; encoded by the coding sequence GTGAACCCCACCCCCGCGCCCGAGGCCGACGGCCCTCCCTCCAGCCACCACGGGGGAGAGGCCGCAACACTCGGCCACCTCGCCGTCGAACCGTCGACCGTGCCGCGCCAGAAAGAGGTGCCGCACGGTCAGTGGCCCGCCCCCAGGCCCACGGCCGCCGGTCCGGCACCGGCCGCCGATCCGCCGGACGGTCCGGACCCGCTGGACCACCCGGACCCGCTGTGCGCCGCCGACACGGCGGGCGTCGAGAACCTGCTGCGCTGCTGGGTCCGCGAGGGCGACCTGTCCCGCCCGGAGGGGGAGACCCTCCGCATCCCGCTCCCCGCGAGCGGCACCGCCCTCCTCGTCCCCGTCCGCCACTGGTCCGCCACGGGCTGGCACCGCTTCGGCCCGCCGCTCCTGGAAACGGCCCCCGACAACGCCCCCGCCGTCGACGCCGTCACCGTCGCCGCCCTCCTCGGCCGGGAGGCCGGCCACCACGAGAGCGCCGACATGGTGGGCCGGGTGGCCGACTCGGTGCGGCGGACCGCCGGATTCATCGAAGGACAACGGCACCGGCCCACCGCACCCGCCGGGGCGGACCTCTTCCTCACCGCGGAACAGTCGCTCCTCCTCGGTCATCCGCTGCACCCCTCGCCCAAGAGCAGGGAAGGCCTCTCCGACTCCGAGACCCGCCTCTACTCACCCGAGGCGCACGGCTCCTTCCCGCTGCACTGGATGGCCGCCCACCGGTCCGTCCTCGCCACCGACTCCGCGTGGACCGAACAGGGCCGCCCGGTCGGTGCCGCCGAACTCGTCGCCCGCCACGCCGAGGGCCTGCGGATCCCCGGGCACACCGTGGCGATTCCGCTGCACCCCTGGCAGGCCCGCGACCTGGCCAACCGGCCCGAGGTCGCGGCCCTGTTCGACTCCGGACTCCTGCACGACCTCGGACCGTACGGCGAGCGCTGGCACCCCACCTCCTCGGTGCGCACCGTCCAGCAGCCCGGCGCCGACCTCATGCTGAAGCTCTCCCTCGGCGTACGCATCACCAACTCCCGCCGGGAGAACCTCCGCAAGGAACTCCACCGCGGCGTGGAGGTCCACCGGCTGCTGCGCACCGGACTCGCCCGGCAGTGGCACTCCGCCCACCCCGGCTTCGACATCGTCCGGGACCCCGCGTGGCTGGCGGTCGACACCCCCGGGGGCGAACCCGTCCCCGGACTCGACGTCATGCTGCGCCACAACCCGTTCGGCCGGCACGACGACGCCGTCTGCATCGCCGGGCTCACCGCCCCGCGCCCCTGGCCGGACCGGCCGGAGATGCGCTCCCGCCTCGCCGACATCGTCCGCCGCCTCGCCGCCGCCACCGGGCGGACCACGACCGCCGTCGCCACCGAGTGGTTCCTGCGCTACCTGGACCGCGTGGTGCGGCCGGTGCTCTGGCTCGACGCCCACGCCGGAGTCGCCCTCGAAGCCCACCAGCAGAACACCCTGGTCCTGCTCGACGCCGAGGGCTGGCCGTCCGGCGGCCGCTACCGGGACAATCAGGGCTACTACTTCCGCGAGTCCCACCGCGCCGCCCTCGACCGCAGGCTCCCCGGCATCGGATCCGTCAGCGACACCTTCGTCTCCGACGCCGTCACCGACGAACGCTTCGCGTACTACCTCGGCATCAACAACGTGTTCGGACTGATCGGGGCGTTCGGCGCCCAGCGGCTCGCCGACGAGGACGTGCTCCTCGCCGCCTTCCGGCGGTTCCTGGGATCGGTCACCGCACTGGGCTCACCGCTCCCCGCCCACCTGCTGGAAACACCCCGGCTGCGCTGCAAGGCCAACATGCTGACGCGTCTGCACGGCCTCGACGAACTCGTCGGACCCGTGGACACCCAGTCCGTCTACGTCACCATCGCCAACCCCCTCCACGGCTGA
- a CDS encoding acetyltransferase: MPPADAHTVPGTGADDTLDLRLTAELLALLGEETPAPRPRHEDPGLLDRPAEWKPVTTPAGVFQLVPVRLERDLALISRWMNDPAVAAFWELAGAETVTAGHLMPQLDGDGRSVPCLGVLSGVPMSYWEIYRADLDPLARHCPVRPHDTGIHLLIGDVDHRGRGTGTTLLRAVSDLVLDNRPRCTRVVAEPDVRNTPSVSAFLSAGFRYSAEVELPDKRAALMIRDRAHRARL, from the coding sequence GTGCCTCCCGCCGATGCGCACACCGTCCCCGGAACCGGCGCCGACGACACGCTGGACCTTCGGCTCACCGCCGAACTCCTGGCGCTGCTGGGGGAGGAGACCCCCGCACCGCGCCCGCGGCACGAGGACCCGGGGCTGCTCGACCGGCCGGCGGAGTGGAAGCCGGTCACGACCCCGGCCGGCGTGTTCCAGCTCGTCCCCGTGCGGCTGGAGCGCGATCTCGCGCTGATCAGCCGCTGGATGAACGACCCCGCCGTCGCGGCCTTCTGGGAGCTCGCCGGAGCCGAGACCGTCACCGCCGGGCACCTGATGCCCCAGCTCGACGGCGACGGACGCAGCGTGCCCTGCCTGGGCGTGCTCTCGGGCGTCCCGATGAGCTACTGGGAGATCTACCGGGCCGACCTCGACCCGCTCGCCCGGCACTGCCCGGTCCGCCCGCACGACACCGGGATCCACCTCCTCATCGGGGACGTGGACCACCGCGGCCGCGGGACCGGCACCACCCTGCTCCGGGCGGTCTCCGACCTCGTCCTCGACAACCGGCCCCGGTGCACCCGGGTCGTCGCCGAGCCCGATGTCCGCAACACCCCGTCCGTCTCCGCGTTCCTGAGCGCCGGATTCCGCTACTCCGCGGAGGTCGAACTCCCGGACAAGCGGGCCGCGCTGATGATCCGCGACCGAGCCCACCGTGCCCGGCTGTGA